In Clostridium sp. JN-1, one genomic interval encodes:
- the tsaD gene encoding tRNA (adenosine(37)-N6)-threonylcarbamoyltransferase complex transferase subunit TsaD: MNEDVKILAIESSCDETSAAVVVNGRKVLSNIISSQIDIHTKFGGVVPEIASRKHVEVIAMVVQQALDEAGVKLDDIDAVGVTYGPGLVGALLVGMQYAKSLAYAIKKPLIGVNHIEGHISANFIQYNDLKPPFVCLVVSGGHTFIVYMKDYGEFEVLGQTRDDAAGEAYDKVARAIGLGYPGGPKIDKIAKEGNEDSIKFPRANFHDNDSLDFSFSGLKSAVLNYLNKKQMKGEEINRADVAASFQKAAVSFLVDNAIKACKIKGVHKIAVAGGVAANTYLRKTLIREGQLNGINVLFPEFTLCTDNAAMIGSAAYFEYKKGNLSNLTLNAVPNLKLGQR, encoded by the coding sequence ATGAATGAAGATGTAAAAATACTTGCTATAGAAAGTAGTTGTGATGAGACTTCTGCTGCGGTAGTGGTTAATGGGAGAAAAGTATTATCAAATATAATTTCATCTCAAATAGATATACATACAAAGTTTGGCGGTGTTGTTCCTGAAATAGCTTCTAGAAAACATGTGGAAGTTATAGCAATGGTTGTTCAACAAGCCCTTGATGAAGCAGGAGTCAAACTTGATGATATAGATGCAGTTGGAGTAACTTATGGACCGGGACTTGTTGGAGCATTACTTGTAGGAATGCAGTATGCAAAGTCTTTAGCTTATGCGATAAAAAAACCACTCATAGGTGTAAATCACATAGAAGGTCATATAAGTGCAAATTTTATACAATACAATGATTTAAAGCCGCCATTTGTATGTCTTGTTGTATCCGGCGGACATACGTTTATTGTGTATATGAAGGATTATGGTGAGTTTGAAGTGCTAGGACAGACAAGAGATGATGCTGCAGGTGAAGCATATGACAAGGTTGCAAGAGCAATTGGACTTGGATATCCTGGAGGCCCTAAAATAGATAAAATAGCTAAAGAAGGAAATGAGGATTCAATAAAGTTTCCAAGAGCTAACTTTCACGATAATGATTCTCTCGACTTTTCATTTAGCGGACTTAAATCTGCTGTATTAAATTACTTGAATAAAAAACAAATGAAAGGTGAAGAAATAAATAGAGCTGATGTAGCTGCATCTTTTCAAAAGGCTGCTGTTAGCTTTTTAGTTGATAATGCGATTAAGGCTTGTAAGATAAAGGGTGTACATAAGATAGCAGTAGCAGGTGGTGTTGCTGCAAATACATACCTTAGAAAAACTCTTATAAGAGAGGGACAATTGAACGGCATAAATGTTTTATTCCCTGAATTTACATTGTGTACTGATAATGCTGCTATGATAGGCAGTGCTGCATATTTTGAATATAAAAAAGGTAACTTATCGAATTTAACTTTAAATGCAGTTCCAAACTTGAAGCTTGGTCAAAGGTAA
- a CDS encoding M20 family metallopeptidase codes for MDLLEIIKDNMGKIVNLRKKLNENAELSFKEYKTQQIIKKFLKDLNINTVDMINTGVVGVLNEGNECTAIRSDIDALPINGVSHACGHDYHMAVVLGCALILKKIGFDKCIKFIFQPGEEDTGGALPMIENGVLENPKVKNIIGLHVWPGLDVGKIEVTAGPSMASTDEFFITFKGRGGHAAMPYLCNNTIYPAVDFIQTCSEKLHLKNNPLNPFVVTFASFNSGNVPNVISDETKVNGTVRTFDDNLRNVIQQEIQNTAEVSAENFKCKVDIEYEHGCPPLISNFELTDKFIKSSKKILGDDNVLDLEKSFAGEDFAFFAQRCPSVHFRLGISDKVKGTKVLHSSGFDASDEALLYGIYVIVNFILNM; via the coding sequence ATGGATTTATTAGAAATTATAAAAGACAATATGGGCAAAATAGTAAATTTGAGAAAAAAATTAAATGAAAATGCAGAATTATCTTTTAAAGAATATAAAACTCAACAAATAATAAAGAAATTCTTAAAAGATTTAAATATCAATACAGTTGATATGATAAATACTGGTGTAGTTGGTGTGCTTAATGAAGGTAATGAATGTACTGCTATAAGATCAGATATTGATGCACTTCCTATTAATGGTGTATCGCATGCTTGTGGGCATGATTATCATATGGCTGTTGTGCTTGGATGCGCTTTAATATTAAAAAAAATAGGATTTGACAAATGTATAAAGTTTATTTTTCAACCAGGTGAAGAAGATACTGGAGGAGCACTTCCTATGATTGAAAATGGAGTGCTTGAAAATCCAAAAGTAAAAAATATAATAGGACTGCATGTATGGCCGGGACTTGATGTTGGAAAAATAGAAGTAACGGCAGGACCGTCTATGGCTTCAACAGATGAATTTTTTATAACATTTAAAGGTAGAGGTGGGCATGCTGCAATGCCTTATCTATGCAATAATACTATATACCCTGCTGTGGACTTTATTCAAACTTGCAGCGAAAAGCTTCACTTAAAAAATAATCCTTTAAATCCATTTGTAGTTACATTTGCATCGTTCAATTCTGGAAATGTGCCCAATGTAATAAGTGATGAAACAAAAGTTAATGGAACAGTAAGAACTTTTGATGATAACCTTAGAAATGTCATACAGCAGGAAATACAGAACACAGCAGAGGTTTCAGCAGAAAATTTTAAATGCAAAGTTGACATTGAATATGAACATGGTTGTCCACCTTTAATAAGTAACTTTGAACTTACGGATAAATTTATAAAATCAAGTAAAAAGATACTTGGAGATGATAATGTGCTGGATCTTGAAAAGAGCTTTGCTGGTGAGGATTTTGCATTTTTTGCACAAAGATGTCCATCTGTACACTTTAGACTTGGTATAAGTGACAAAGTTAAAGGAACAAAAGTTCTTCATTCAAGTGGTTTTGATGCCTCAGATGAAGCACTGCTCTATGGAATATATGTCATAGTTAACTTTATATTAAACATGTGA
- a CDS encoding pyruvate carboxylase: protein MKKFKRVLVANRGEIAIRIFRACHELGIRTVAIYSDEDKRSLFRTKADEAYLIGKNKGPVEAYLNIDEIISLALKKGVDAIHPGYGFLSENAEFAKKCKEAGIEFIGPTDEMMNKMGDKIQSKIMAEKAGVATIPGVQEAIKTEEEAIEFAKICGYPVMLKAAAGGGGRGMRIVYKAEDLLQAYRSAKNEAKKAFGIDDMFIEKYLESPKHIEVQVLGDKYGNIVHLHERDCSIQRRHQKVIEFTPAVALPEEKRNAICKDALKVAKSVNYRSAGTLEFLVDKNLNYYFIEMNPRIQVEHTITEMVTGIDIVQSQILIAEGYSLDSKEIGIYSQEDIKPRGYAIQCRITTEDPMNNFAPDTGRIDVYRTGSGFGIRLDGGNGFTGAVISPYYDSLLVKTIAWSRTFKDAIRKSIRSVKETTVSGVKTNVDFLINVLNHKDFAEGKCDTNFIASNPELFDIVPKADEELRILKYVGDKVVNETKGKKDDFDVPVVPKFQANEHLYGTKQILDEKGPQGVVDWIKAQDKLLITDTTMRDAHQSLMATRMRTVDMVKIAKAQSVLGKDIFSLEMWGGATFDVAYRFLKESPWERLEELRKRIPNVLFQMLIRGANAVGYKNYPDNVIRKFVKQSAKSGIDVFRIFDSLNWLKGMEVATDEVLNQGKIAETCMCYTGDILDESRDKYSLKYYVNLAKQIEKTGAHILGIKDMSALLKPYAALKLIRALKQEISIPIHLHTHDTTGNGVATVLMAAHAGIDIVDTALSSMSGLTSQPSLNSVVAALKNTGRDTEIDLEDMQALSDYWSAVRPVYKQFESGLKTGTAEIYKYEIPGGQYSNLKPQVESFGLGHRFEEVKDMYRKVNYMVGDIVKVTPSSKMVGDLAIFMVKNDLTPENIYEKAKSMPFPDSVVTFFKGMMGQPMGGFPEKLQKLVLKDEKPITCRPGELLPSEDFGKIKEHLDEKFKMNASDNDVVSYALYPDVFEGYLKYVNEYGDLSHMGSDVFFHGLKEGETCEIEIAEGKTLIVQLLEIGKLDAQGYKTLVFEVNGNRREIKIKDKISSSKIEISEENVEFADPNNEDEIGASIPGNVLKVLVHEGDKVEKGQSLVIIEAMKMETNVTSAKTGTVEKVFIKEGNQVKTGELLVKLK, encoded by the coding sequence ATTAAAAAGTTTAAAAGAGTTCTTGTGGCAAATAGAGGGGAAATTGCAATAAGAATTTTCAGAGCATGCCATGAGCTGGGAATAAGAACGGTAGCTATATATTCAGATGAAGATAAACGTTCGTTATTCAGAACAAAAGCTGATGAGGCATATTTAATAGGTAAAAATAAAGGACCAGTTGAAGCATACTTAAATATTGATGAAATAATAAGTCTTGCTTTAAAAAAAGGTGTTGATGCTATACATCCAGGGTACGGATTTCTATCGGAAAATGCTGAGTTTGCTAAGAAATGTAAAGAAGCTGGGATTGAATTTATAGGACCTACAGATGAAATGATGAATAAAATGGGAGACAAGATTCAATCCAAAATTATGGCTGAAAAAGCTGGAGTTGCAACTATTCCTGGAGTACAAGAAGCTATAAAGACGGAAGAAGAGGCCATAGAATTTGCAAAAATTTGTGGATATCCAGTTATGCTAAAAGCTGCAGCAGGCGGTGGTGGAAGAGGTATGAGAATTGTGTACAAGGCAGAAGACCTCTTGCAAGCATACAGGAGTGCTAAAAATGAAGCAAAAAAAGCCTTTGGTATAGATGACATGTTTATTGAGAAGTATTTAGAAAGTCCTAAACACATTGAAGTGCAAGTTTTAGGAGATAAATATGGCAATATAGTACATTTGCATGAAAGAGATTGTTCTATACAAAGAAGACATCAAAAAGTTATAGAGTTTACACCGGCAGTAGCTTTGCCAGAAGAAAAGAGAAATGCCATTTGCAAGGATGCACTTAAAGTAGCTAAGTCAGTAAATTATAGAAGTGCAGGTACACTAGAATTTTTGGTTGATAAAAACTTGAACTACTACTTTATAGAGATGAATCCAAGAATTCAAGTTGAACATACAATAACTGAAATGGTTACAGGAATAGATATTGTTCAAAGTCAAATTTTAATAGCTGAAGGATATAGTTTAGATTCTAAAGAAATTGGAATTTACTCACAAGAAGATATAAAGCCTAGGGGATATGCAATACAGTGCAGGATAACAACGGAAGATCCTATGAATAACTTTGCACCTGATACAGGTAGAATAGATGTATACAGAACTGGTTCTGGTTTTGGTATAAGACTTGATGGTGGAAATGGATTTACAGGAGCAGTTATAAGTCCTTATTATGATAGTTTGCTTGTTAAAACAATAGCTTGGTCAAGGACATTTAAGGATGCAATAAGAAAATCCATTCGTTCGGTAAAAGAAACTACTGTTTCAGGAGTAAAAACAAATGTTGACTTTCTTATAAATGTTTTAAATCATAAAGACTTTGCAGAAGGAAAATGTGATACTAACTTTATAGCAAGTAATCCAGAGCTTTTTGATATAGTACCAAAAGCTGATGAAGAACTTAGAATTTTAAAATATGTTGGAGATAAAGTCGTAAATGAAACTAAAGGTAAGAAGGATGACTTTGATGTACCAGTTGTTCCAAAATTTCAAGCAAATGAACATTTATATGGCACAAAACAGATATTAGATGAAAAAGGACCGCAGGGTGTAGTTGATTGGATAAAGGCTCAAGATAAATTACTAATAACAGATACAACAATGAGAGATGCACATCAATCCCTTATGGCAACTAGAATGAGAACAGTGGACATGGTTAAAATTGCTAAAGCTCAATCTGTTTTAGGGAAGGATATATTCTCACTGGAAATGTGGGGAGGAGCAACTTTTGATGTAGCTTATAGATTTTTAAAGGAATCACCATGGGAAAGACTTGAAGAACTTAGAAAGAGAATACCTAATGTATTATTTCAAATGCTTATAAGAGGAGCAAATGCTGTTGGATACAAAAACTATCCAGATAATGTTATAAGAAAGTTTGTTAAGCAGTCTGCAAAATCTGGAATAGATGTTTTTAGAATATTTGATTCACTTAATTGGCTAAAAGGTATGGAAGTTGCCACTGATGAGGTATTAAACCAAGGAAAAATTGCAGAAACTTGTATGTGTTATACAGGCGATATACTTGATGAAAGTAGGGACAAATACAGTTTAAAGTACTATGTAAACTTAGCTAAACAAATAGAAAAGACAGGTGCACATATACTTGGAATAAAGGATATGTCAGCTTTGCTTAAACCATATGCAGCATTAAAACTTATAAGAGCATTGAAACAAGAAATATCAATACCTATACACCTGCATACACATGATACTACTGGAAATGGAGTTGCAACTGTATTAATGGCAGCTCATGCAGGAATAGATATAGTTGATACAGCACTAAGCAGTATGTCTGGACTTACAAGCCAGCCTTCATTAAATTCAGTGGTTGCAGCATTAAAAAATACTGGAAGGGACACTGAAATTGATTTAGAGGATATGCAGGCTTTATCAGATTATTGGAGTGCAGTAAGACCTGTTTATAAACAATTTGAATCCGGATTAAAAACAGGAACTGCTGAAATATACAAGTATGAAATACCTGGAGGACAGTATTCAAACTTAAAACCTCAAGTTGAAAGTTTTGGTTTGGGACATAGATTTGAGGAAGTAAAAGACATGTATAGAAAAGTAAACTACATGGTAGGAGATATAGTAAAAGTAACTCCATCATCAAAAATGGTAGGAGATTTAGCTATATTTATGGTTAAAAATGATCTAACTCCTGAAAATATTTATGAAAAGGCTAAAAGTATGCCGTTTCCTGATTCCGTAGTTACTTTCTTTAAAGGAATGATGGGGCAGCCAATGGGAGGTTTCCCAGAAAAACTTCAAAAATTAGTATTGAAAGATGAAAAACCTATTACCTGCAGACCAGGTGAGTTACTTCCTAGTGAAGACTTTGGAAAGATAAAAGAACATTTAGATGAAAAATTTAAGATGAATGCTTCGGACAATGATGTTGTAAGCTATGCTCTATACCCTGATGTATTTGAAGGATATTTGAAATATGTAAATGAATATGGAGATTTAAGTCATATGGGAAGTGATGTATTCTTCCACGGACTTAAAGAAGGAGAAACTTGTGAAATTGAAATAGCTGAAGGAAAAACATTAATTGTTCAGCTGCTTGAAATAGGTAAGCTGGATGCTCAAGGGTATAAAACTCTAGTGTTTGAGGTAAATGGAAATAGAAGAGAAATTAAGATAAAAGATAAAATAAGCAGTTCAAAAATAGAAATTTCAGAAGAGAATGTTGAGTTTGCAGATCCTAATAATGAAGATGAAATAGGAGCAAGTATTCCAGGAAATGTATTAAAGGTACTAGTACATGAAGGGGATAAAGTAGAAAAAGGACAGAGCCTAGTTATAATAGAAGCAATGAAAATGGAGACAAATGTTACTTCAGCAAAAACAGGCACCGTTGAAAAAGTATTTATAAAAGAAGGAAATCAAGTTAAAACAGGAGAACTACTTGTTAAGTTGAAATAG
- a CDS encoding insulinase family protein, producing the protein MELQLGKEYSGFEFLERKHISEINSNGMIFEHKKSGARLFYLENDDDNKVFAISFRTPPEDSRGTPHILEHSVLCGSRKFPVKEPFVELVKGSLNTFLNAFTFPDKTMYPVASTNDKDFSNLMDVYLDAVFYPNIYNTPEIMMQEGWHYELEDKNAPISYKGVVYNEMKGAFSAPESILFRKISESLFPDTQYGLESGGDPYVIPTLTQEQFTNFHKKYYHPSNSYIYLYGKMDILDRLNFLNENYLKNFDRQDIDSKINLQVPFDHQKQVNIKYPILANEKEEDKTFLSMNFVTGKATDPEAYLAFDILELILLEMPSSPLKRAIIDAKIGKDVFGGFESSMLQTIFTIVVKNSNKDRVEEFKQVVMDSLKKLVKDGIDKKLIEAAINIREFGLREANYQGYPKGLVYGMKCMDSWLYDEKPWIHLTYETALSKIKAALTTPYFENLIEKHILNNEHSSVLIVEPEKGLLEKKENETKEELQKFKDSLSEGQIDELIKNTQNLKKRQGTPDLSENLEKIPLISINDIDPKAKKLQLIEDEECGVKVLYHPVFTNKIAYVNLYFDTSAVRQELIPYISLLSTILGKINTENYKYEDLSKNVDIYTGGIRYFVEAFSKNGSTNEFYPKFIVKSKVLVENLSKLVELIEEIIKKSKFDDCNRIKEIIDETKSRMEMIIFDRGHIVTSSHLLSYFSSVGKYQDIVSGLGFYKFIADLDKNFDQKSKEISENLNEAARNIFNKNNLITGITLDEENYAKHKQCLNQLYNDLDSSKVVPQKYELKLTPENEGLMTSGKVQYVSKAYNFIELGYKYSGSLQVLKVIANYTYLWTKVRVQGGAYGCFSSFQRNGNMFFTSYRDPNLKDTLKVYDEAGEFIKNFDAGEREMRKYIIGAISDLDYPLNPSMQGEAAAENYIKGTKYEDRQKEREDVLNTDVKQIREYGNLIEDAMKKNCICVLGNEDKIKQEKDLFNQLANVFD; encoded by the coding sequence ATGGAATTACAACTTGGAAAAGAATATAGTGGTTTTGAGTTTTTGGAAAGAAAACATATTAGTGAAATAAATTCTAATGGTATGATATTTGAACATAAAAAAAGTGGAGCAAGATTATTTTATCTTGAAAATGATGATGACAATAAGGTGTTTGCAATAAGTTTTAGGACACCGCCGGAAGACAGCAGGGGAACACCGCATATATTAGAACACTCTGTATTATGTGGTTCTAGAAAATTTCCAGTAAAAGAGCCTTTTGTAGAATTAGTAAAAGGCTCTTTAAATACATTTTTAAATGCATTTACATTTCCAGATAAAACAATGTATCCTGTAGCAAGTACAAATGATAAGGATTTTTCCAATTTAATGGATGTATATCTAGATGCAGTTTTTTATCCAAACATATATAATACTCCTGAAATTATGATGCAGGAAGGATGGCACTATGAGCTTGAAGATAAGAATGCTCCAATTAGTTATAAGGGTGTAGTTTATAACGAAATGAAAGGTGCTTTTTCTGCTCCTGAGTCCATACTTTTTAGAAAAATATCAGAATCTCTTTTCCCTGATACTCAATATGGACTTGAATCTGGTGGAGATCCATATGTAATACCAACTTTAACACAAGAACAATTTACAAACTTTCATAAAAAGTATTATCATCCATCTAATAGTTATATATATCTGTATGGAAAAATGGATATATTGGATAGATTAAATTTTTTAAATGAAAATTACTTAAAAAACTTCGACAGACAGGACATAGATTCAAAAATAAACTTGCAGGTTCCATTTGATCATCAAAAACAAGTTAATATTAAGTACCCTATACTAGCTAATGAAAAAGAAGAAGATAAGACATTTTTAAGTATGAATTTTGTTACTGGAAAAGCAACTGATCCTGAAGCATACTTAGCATTTGATATATTAGAACTTATACTTTTAGAAATGCCATCATCACCTTTAAAAAGAGCTATTATAGATGCTAAAATAGGTAAAGATGTATTTGGTGGATTTGAATCGAGTATGCTCCAAACCATATTTACTATAGTTGTAAAAAATTCAAATAAGGATAGAGTTGAAGAGTTTAAGCAGGTAGTAATGGACAGTTTAAAGAAGTTGGTTAAAGACGGAATTGACAAAAAACTCATAGAAGCTGCCATAAATATAAGGGAATTTGGATTAAGGGAAGCTAACTATCAAGGTTATCCAAAGGGATTGGTATATGGAATGAAGTGTATGGACAGCTGGTTGTATGATGAAAAACCATGGATTCATCTTACTTATGAAACTGCTCTTTCAAAGATAAAGGCAGCACTTACTACTCCATATTTTGAAAATCTTATAGAAAAACACATATTGAATAATGAACACAGTTCAGTTTTGATAGTAGAGCCTGAAAAAGGTTTACTTGAAAAGAAGGAAAATGAGACAAAAGAAGAATTACAAAAGTTTAAAGATAGTTTATCTGAAGGGCAAATAGATGAACTTATAAAGAATACTCAAAATTTGAAAAAAAGACAAGGTACTCCTGATTTATCTGAAAACCTAGAAAAGATACCGCTCATTTCTATAAACGATATAGATCCTAAGGCTAAAAAGTTGCAATTGATAGAAGATGAGGAATGCGGTGTAAAGGTACTGTATCATCCTGTATTCACTAATAAAATAGCTTATGTAAATTTATATTTTGACACATCAGCTGTTAGGCAGGAACTTATACCATATATATCACTATTGAGTACAATTTTAGGGAAGATAAATACAGAAAACTATAAGTATGAAGATTTATCAAAAAATGTTGATATATATACTGGTGGAATAAGATACTTTGTTGAAGCTTTTTCTAAGAATGGAAGTACCAATGAATTTTATCCTAAATTTATAGTAAAGTCAAAAGTCCTTGTAGAAAATTTATCTAAACTAGTTGAGTTGATAGAAGAAATAATTAAAAAGAGTAAGTTTGATGATTGTAATAGAATAAAGGAAATAATTGATGAAACAAAATCTAGAATGGAAATGATAATTTTTGATAGAGGACATATTGTAACTTCAAGTCATCTGCTTTCATATTTTTCAAGTGTAGGCAAATATCAAGATATAGTTAGTGGATTGGGATTTTATAAATTTATCGCTGATTTAGATAAAAATTTTGATCAAAAATCAAAAGAGATAAGCGAAAACTTAAATGAAGCAGCAAGGAATATATTCAATAAGAATAATTTAATTACAGGTATAACACTTGATGAGGAAAACTATGCTAAACACAAACAATGTTTAAATCAGCTGTATAATGATTTAGATTCAAGTAAGGTTGTTCCTCAAAAATATGAACTGAAGTTAACACCTGAAAATGAAGGACTGATGACATCAGGTAAAGTACAGTATGTATCGAAGGCATATAATTTCATTGAACTTGGATATAAGTACAGTGGAAGTTTACAAGTACTTAAGGTAATTGCAAATTACACATATCTTTGGACTAAGGTAAGAGTTCAGGGCGGTGCTTATGGATGTTTTTCATCATTCCAGAGAAATGGTAATATGTTCTTTACATCATATCGTGATCCAAATTTAAAGGATACTTTAAAAGTTTATGATGAAGCTGGGGAGTTTATTAAAAACTTTGATGCAGGAGAAAGGGAAATGAGAAA
- a CDS encoding 6-phospho-alpha-glucosidase has product MKKFSITIAGGGSTFTPGIVLMLLDNQDRFPIRKIKLYDNDGDRQAIVAGACRIILREKAPNIEFVETTDPETAFTDIDFVMAHIRVGKYAMREKDEKIPLQYDVLGQETCGPGGIAYGMRSIGGVIEILDYMEKYSPNAWMLNYSNPAAIVAEATRRLRPNSKILNICDMPVGIESRMANILGLKSRKEMIVRYFGLNHFGWWTSIKDKAGNDLMPKLKEYVSKNGYVTEADKSGEKSWYETFAKAKDVYAVDPDTLPNTYLKYYLYQDYAVKHSDKNYTRANEVMDGREKFVFGECRKVIKTNSIKDCKLHTEEHASYIVDLATAIAFNTHERMLLIVENNGAIQNFDPTAMVEIPCLVGSSGPEPLCVGKIPQFQKGLMEQQVSVEKLVVEAWVERSYQKLWQAITLSKTVPSAGIAKKILDELMKANKEYWPELK; this is encoded by the coding sequence ATGAAAAAATTTTCTATAACAATTGCAGGCGGAGGAAGTACATTTACTCCAGGAATAGTCTTAATGCTTTTAGATAATCAAGACAGGTTCCCCATCAGAAAAATAAAACTTTATGATAACGATGGAGATAGACAAGCTATAGTTGCCGGAGCATGCAGGATTATATTGAGAGAGAAAGCACCAAATATTGAATTTGTTGAAACTACAGATCCAGAAACAGCTTTTACTGATATAGATTTTGTAATGGCACATATAAGAGTAGGAAAATATGCAATGCGTGAAAAGGATGAAAAAATTCCATTACAATATGACGTATTAGGTCAGGAAACTTGCGGACCAGGAGGAATAGCTTATGGAATGAGATCAATAGGTGGGGTTATAGAAATACTAGATTATATGGAGAAATATTCACCTAATGCATGGATGTTAAACTATTCCAACCCAGCAGCAATAGTTGCAGAAGCTACAAGAAGATTGAGACCTAATTCAAAAATATTAAATATTTGTGATATGCCAGTAGGAATAGAATCACGTATGGCAAACATACTAGGTCTAAAATCTAGAAAAGAAATGATAGTAAGATACTTTGGACTTAACCACTTTGGATGGTGGACATCTATAAAAGATAAAGCTGGAAATGACCTAATGCCAAAATTAAAAGAATATGTTTCAAAAAATGGTTATGTAACTGAAGCAGATAAATCTGGTGAAAAAAGCTGGTATGAAACTTTTGCTAAAGCAAAGGATGTATATGCTGTAGATCCAGATACTCTTCCAAATACTTATTTAAAATACTATCTATATCAGGACTATGCTGTTAAACACAGTGATAAAAACTACACAAGAGCAAATGAAGTAATGGATGGAAGAGAAAAGTTTGTATTTGGAGAATGTAGAAAAGTTATTAAAACTAATTCCATTAAGGATTGCAAATTGCATACAGAAGAACATGCTTCTTATATAGTTGATCTTGCAACTGCTATAGCATTTAATACACATGAGAGAATGCTGTTGATTGTGGAGAACAATGGAGCTATTCAAAACTTTGATCCTACAGCAATGGTTGAAATACCTTGTCTTGTTGGAAGTTCAGGACCAGAACCATTATGTGTAGGAAAAATTCCTCAATTTCAGAAAGGATTGATGGAACAGCAGGTTTCAGTTGAAAAGCTAGTTGTAGAGGCTTGGGTAGAAAGATCTTATCAAAAATTGTGGCAGGCAATTACTCTTTCTAAAACAGTTCCTAGTGCAGGAATAGCTAAAAAAATTCTAGATGAATTAATGAAAGCAAATAAAGAATACTGGCCTGAGTTAAAATAA
- a CDS encoding PTS glucose transporter subunit IIA produces the protein MFSIFKKKVNNLKNTDEFLMPVSGKVISLDDVDDEVFSKRMMGDGFAIEPENGHVFSPIDGVITCAFVTKHAISIKSDSGVEVLVHFGLDTVDLKGEGFEIYVKQGDSIKAGDKLLEVNVEKIKDKVKSLVVPIIFMDLNGKKFTYNIGHFQAKESGVVSIK, from the coding sequence ATGTTTAGTATATTTAAAAAAAAGGTGAATAATTTAAAAAATACTGATGAATTTTTGATGCCTGTTTCAGGAAAAGTAATAAGTTTAGATGATGTAGATGACGAAGTATTTTCTAAAAGGATGATGGGAGATGGCTTTGCTATAGAACCTGAAAATGGACATGTATTTTCACCTATAGATGGTGTAATTACATGTGCCTTTGTTACTAAACATGCTATTTCTATAAAAAGTGATTCCGGAGTAGAAGTTTTAGTACATTTTGGATTAGATACTGTTGATTTAAAAGGAGAAGGTTTTGAAATCTATGTAAAACAAGGAGATTCGATTAAAGCCGGGGACAAGTTATTGGAAGTTAATGTTGAAAAAATTAAAGATAAAGTTAAATCCCTAGTTGTGCCTATAATTTTTATGGACTTAAATGGGAAAAAGTTTACATATAATATAGGACATTTTCAGGCAAAGGAAAGTGGAGTTGTATCTATAAAATAG
- a CDS encoding MurR/RpiR family transcriptional regulator: MSKIDIYKIVDKYHLNNMEEDILTYIIDNIDNVKSIGVRGIAKQHYTSTTTVMSLTKKLGYSGFIDMYYNLYFTLRSKKSYFSEYKSNGYFGADIEELLSLISEEKMAEFVDMLHKYKKDIIYTYAVAFSEPIVRYITRKLIVMGFRCIFSDMSENYDVNSINGKILITVSKSGETDSVIRICKLAKKSKVKIISITGETESTLEKLSDINFKLYDMHTMDDRNKLPTSFYANVIMLFEFLMGKYLEETN, translated from the coding sequence ATGTCTAAAATTGATATATATAAAATAGTTGATAAGTATCATTTAAATAATATGGAAGAAGATATACTAACTTATATTATCGATAATATAGATAATGTCAAAAGTATTGGCGTAAGGGGTATAGCTAAGCAGCATTATACTAGCACTACTACTGTTATGAGTCTTACTAAAAAGTTAGGATATTCTGGATTTATAGATATGTATTATAATTTATATTTTACATTAAGAAGTAAAAAATCCTATTTTTCTGAATATAAAAGCAATGGCTATTTTGGAGCTGATATAGAGGAATTATTATCTCTCATAAGTGAAGAAAAAATGGCTGAATTTGTAGATATGCTGCATAAATATAAAAAAGACATAATATACACTTATGCAGTAGCATTTTCAGAACCTATAGTCCGATATATTACAAGGAAGCTAATAGTAATGGGATTTAGGTGTATTTTTTCGGATATGAGTGAAAACTATGATGTTAATAGCATTAACGGTAAAATTTTGATAACTGTTTCAAAATCAGGAGAAACGGATTCCGTAATAAGAATCTGTAAATTGGCTAAAAAGAGTAAAGTAAAAATTATTTCTATTACAGGGGAAACTGAAAGTACATTAGAGAAATTATCAGATATTAATTTCAAGTTATATGATATGCATACTATGGACGATCGTAATAAATTACCTACTTCATTTTATGCAAATGTTATAATGTTATTTGAATTTTTAATGGGGAAATATTTAGAAGAAACTAATTAA